The Propionispora vibrioides genome includes a region encoding these proteins:
- a CDS encoding transposase, translating to EVMARADERLAQNMALYKQRQRIVEHPFGTIKRTFGYTHFLLRGIENVKGEAVMHCLMYNLKRVINLLGTNKLIEAIRKRTVLSYSRIAALFVAIPFRSLSVR from the coding sequence ATGAGGTCATGGCGCGAGCGGATGAGCGCTTAGCTCAAAACATGGCATTGTACAAGCAACGACAAAGGATCGTAGAACATCCATTTGGCACCATCAAGCGTACTTTCGGCTATACTCACTTTTTACTACGGGGAATTGAAAATGTGAAAGGCGAAGCGGTTATGCATTGTTTAATGTATAACCTAAAACGCGTGATCAATTTGCTGGGAACCAATAAATTAATCGAAGCGATTAGAAAAAGAACGGTACTTTCCTATAGCCGGATTGCCGCTCTTTTTGTGGCAATCCCATTTAGGAGCTTATCCGTGAGATAA
- a CDS encoding transposase, with product MRSARVKSESNIYHIMIRGINRQLIAVDEEDNQKMKEILEQCKEICGYELYGYCFLGNHIHLLMKEGKESLEQVFKRIGSRYVYYFNQKYKRIGHLFQDRFKSEPIDDEGYLITVLSYIHNNPVKAGLSKTAAEYKWSSYEEYLKRSVLINATFILGMITKEQFIELHKEEKQVNVLDIGEKSFRMTDREALEKVKEICGMNAWDIKDIEETSRDLCIKELRKEGISIRQISRITGISKGIIERVK from the coding sequence GTGCGGAGTGCGAGAGTTAAAAGTGAGAGTAACATATATCATATAATGATTAGAGGAATTAATAGGCAACTAATTGCAGTAGATGAAGAAGATAACCAAAAAATGAAAGAAATTTTAGAGCAATGCAAAGAAATATGTGGGTATGAACTATACGGGTATTGCTTTTTAGGAAATCATATTCATCTTCTCATGAAAGAAGGAAAGGAAAGCTTAGAACAAGTATTCAAGAGAATAGGCTCAAGATATGTGTATTATTTCAATCAAAAATATAAGAGGATAGGCCATTTATTTCAAGATCGATTCAAAAGTGAGCCAATTGATGATGAAGGCTATTTAATAACTGTGTTGAGCTATATACATAACAATCCAGTAAAAGCAGGCCTAAGTAAAACGGCAGCAGAGTATAAATGGAGTAGTTACGAAGAATACCTGAAAAGAAGTGTTCTGATTAATGCCACATTTATCTTAGGGATGATAACGAAGGAACAATTTATAGAATTGCATAAAGAAGAAAAGCAGGTAAATGTGTTAGATATAGGAGAGAAAAGCTTCAGAATGACGGATAGGGAAGCCCTGGAAAAGGTAAAAGAAATTTGCGGAATGAACGCTTGGGATATAAAAGATATAGAAGAGACTAGTCGAGATTTATGTATTAAAGAATTACGCAAAGAGGGAATTTCTATCCGACAAATATCTCGAATCACTGGGATTAGCAAAGGAATTATTGAAAGAGTGAAATAA